GTCCTGGAGCTCCTTGTTGCGCTGGAGGATCTGCTTGATCCGGATCGCGCAGTCGTAGTGCGCCTGGCCGATGTACTCCGCCGAGAGGATCCGCGACGTCGAGGTCAGCGGGTCCACGGCGGGGTAGATGCCGAGCGAGGCGATCTCGCGCGACAGCTCGGTGGTGGCGTCCAGGTGGGCGAACGTCGTCGCGGGGGCCGGGTCGGTGTAGTCGTCGGCCGGCACGTAGATCGCCTGCAGCGACGTGATCGAGTGACCACGGGTCGAGGTGATCCGCTCCTGCAGGGTGCCCATCTCGTCGGCCAGGTTGGGCTGGTAGCCCACGGCGGACGGCATGCGGCCGAGCAGGGTCGAGACCTCCGAGCCGGCCTGGGTGAACCGGAAGATGTTGTCGATGAACAGCAGCACGTCCTGGTTCTGCACGTCGCGGAAGTACTCCGCCATGGTCAGCGCCGAGAGAGCGACCCGCAGGCGGGTGCCCGGCGGCTCGTCCATCTGACCGAAGACCAGGGCGGTCTGGCCGATGACGCCGGCCTCCTCCATCTCCACGATCAGGTCGTTGCCCTCGCGGGTGCGCTCACCGACGCCGGCGAACACCGACACGCCACCGTGGTCGCGGGCGACGCGGGCGATCATCTCCTGGATCAGCACGGTCTTGCCCACGCCGGCGCCGCCGAACAGGCCGATCTTGCCGCCCTGGACGTAGGGGGTGAGCAGGTCGATGACCTTGATGCCGGTCTCGAACATCTCGGTCTTGGCCTCGAGCTGGTCGAAGGCCGGCGCCTTGCGGTGGATGCTCCACCGCTCCTTGACGTCGAGCTCCTCGCCCTCCTCGAGGTTGAGGGGCTCACCCAGCATGTTGAAGACCTTGCCGAGCGTGGCGTCGCCCACCGGCACGGTGATCGGGCTGCCCGTGTCGCGCACCTGCGCACCGCGGACCAGACCGTCGGTCGGCTGCAGCGAGATGGCGCGGACCATGCCGTCACCGATGTGCTGAGCGACCTCGAGGGACAGGACGCGAGTCTCGCCGCCGAGCTCGAGGTCGGACTCGAGCTTGTTGTAGATGTCGGGCATCGCGTCGACGGGGAACTCCACGTCGACCACGGGGCCGATGACCCGGGCGATGCGGCCGGTGGTGCCGGCGCCCGAGGTCTCCTTGGTCTCCTCGACCGTTGCAGTCATGTCTGTCTCCCTCTCGCCCTACTGGGCTTCTGCCTGGGCGTCCGCGAGCGCGTTCACGCCGCCGACGATCTCGCTGATCTCCTGGGTGATGCCGGCCTGACGGGCCTGGTTGGCCACCCGGGTGTACTTCTTGATGAGCTCGTCGGCGTTGTCGGTCGCCGACTTCATCGCCTTCTGGCGGGCCGCGAGCTCGGACGCCGCGGCCTGGAGCAGCGCGTAGAAGATCCGGCTCTGGACGTACTGCGGGAGCAGCGCGTCCAGCACCGCCTCCGCCGACGGCTCGAACTCGTAGAGCGGGAGGATCTCGTCGGCGGCGGGCTTCTCCTCGCCCTCCACCACCTCCAGCGGCAGCAGCCGCAGCGAGGTGGGCTCCTGGGTCAGCATCGACCGGAACCGCGTGTAGACGATGTGCACCTCGTCGACGTCACCCTCCTCGCCCGGGTCCTTGACGAAGGACTCGATGAGGGTCCGGCCGATCTCGGCGGCCACGTCGTACGACGGCTGGTCGCTGAAGCCGGTCCAGGACTGCACGATCGGCCGCTGGCGGAACCGGTAGTACGCCTCGCCCTTGCGGCCGGTGATGTAGGTGTCGATCTCCTTGCCCTCCGAGCGCAGCCGCTCGTTGAGCCGCTCGGCCTCCTTGAGCACGCTGGAGGAGTAGGCGCCGGCGAGCCCGCGGTCGCTGGTGATGACCAGCACCGCCGCGCGCTTGGGGTCCTCCTCCTCCTTGGTCAGGGGATGGTTGGCGTTGGAGAACGTCGCCACCGCCGAGACCGCACGGGTCAGCTCACGGGCGTACGGCGCGGCCGCCTGAGCCCGCTGCTGCGCCTTGATGATCCGGGACGCAGCGATGAGCTCCATGGCGCGCGTGATCTTCTTCATCGACTCGGTCGACCTGATCCGCGCGCGGTACTCACGCAGCGAGAGAGCCATGTGCCGTCAGCCCCGCTTCTGCTTGACGATCTGCTCCTGCTCGAGCTCGTCGTCCTCGAGCGCCTCTTCCTTGGCCTCGTTGCCGACCTGGATCGAGCCACCCTCGGAGGTCTCGAACTGGTCGAGGAAGGAGTCGTAGGCGTCGCTGAGCGACGACTCGGTGCCCTCCTCGAACTTCAGGGTGTCGCGGATCGCGGCCAGCGGCTCGTCGTGCGAGCGGCGCAGGTAGTCGATGAACTCGCTCTCGAAGCGGAGCACGTCGTCGGTCGGGACCCGGTCGAGGCGACCGCTGGTGCCGAGCCACAGCGACACGGTCATCGCGTCGATCGGGTAGGGCGAGTACGCCGGCTGCTTGAGCAGCGCCATCAGGCGCTGGCCGCGGTCGAGCTGCTGGCGCGAGGCCGCGTCGAGGTCGGAGGCGAACATGGCGAACGCCTCCATCGCGCGGAACTGCGCCAGGTCGACCTTGAGCGAGCCGGTGACCGCCTTCATCGCCTTGGTCATGGCCGCACCACCCACGCGGGACACCGAGATGCCCACGTCGATCGCCGGGCGCTGGTTGGCCGCGAACAGGTCGGACTGCAGGAAGATCTGACCGTCGGTGATCGAGATGACGTTGGTCGGGATGTACGCCGAGACGTCGTTGGCCTTGGTCTCGATGATGGGCAGGCCCGTCATCGAACCGGAGCCGAGGGCCTCCGACAGCTTCGCGCAGCGCTCGAGGAGCCGGCTGTGCAGGTAGAAGACGTCACCCGGGTAGGCCTCGCGACCCGGCGGGCGGCGCAGCAGCAGCGACACCGCGCGGTAGGCCTCGGCCTGCTTGGTCAGGTCGTCGAAGATGATCAGGACGTGCTTGCCGTCGTACATCCAGTGCTGGCCGATGGCCGAGCCGGTGTACGGCGCGAGGTACTTGAAGCCCGCGCTGTCGGAGGCCGGTGAGGCGACGATGGTGGTGTACTCCAGCGCGCCGGCCTCCTCGAGGGCGCCACGCACCGAGGCGATGGTCGAGCCCTTCTGGCCGATGGCGACGTAGATGCAGCGCACCTGCTTGTCCGGGTCGCCGGACTCCCAGTTGGTCTTCTGGTTGATGATCGTGTCGATCGCGATCGTGGTCTTGCCGGTCGCGCGGTCACCGATGATCAGCTGGCGCTGACCGCGACCGATCGGGGTCATCGAGTCGATCGCCTTGATGCCGGTCGCGAGCGGCTCGCTCACCGACTGGCGCATCATCACGCCGGGAGCCTGGAGCTCCAGCGCGCGGCGCTCCTCGGACTCGATCTCGCCGAGACCGTCGATCGGGTTGCCCAGCGGGTCGACCACGCGGCCCATGAAGTTGTCGCCGACGGGGACCGAGAGGATCTCGCCGGTGCGGCGGACGCTCTGGCCCTCCTCGATGCCCTCGAAGTCACCGAGGATGACGACACCGATCTCGCGGGTGTCGAGGTTCAGGGCGAGGCCCAGCGTGCCGTCCTCGAACTCGAGCAGCTCGTTGGCCATCGCCGACGGCAGACCGCTGACGCGGGCGATGCCGTCGCCGGTCTGGGCGACGGTGCCGACCTCTTCCTTCGCAGCAGCCGACGGCTTGTAGTCGTCGACGTACTTCTGGAGCGCGTCCCGGATCTCCTCCGGGCGGATGGACAGCTCCGTCATGTTCCTGCCTCTTCCCTTGGGGTGTTCGTTCAGGTCTGGGTGGGTCAGCCGGCCAGTCGCCGGCGGGCGTCGTCGAGCCGGTTGGCCACGGTGCCGTCGATGACGTCGTCACCGATCTCGACCCGCAGGCCGCCGATCAGCTCGGGGTCGACGACCACGTGCAGCTGGATGTCGCGGGCGTACTGCTTCTTCAGTGCCGCGACCAGCCGCTGCTGCTCGTCAGCGGTGAGCTCCCGCGCGGTGTGCACGGTGGCGACACCCTCGTCGAGCGCCTCGGCCGCGAGGTCGAGGTACTCCTGGAGGGCGCTCTCGACGGTACCGCGCCCGCGGGTCACGGCCTGACCGACGAGCACCTCGGTCGCCGGCAGCGTCTTGCCGCCGAGCAGGCCGAGCAGCAGCGCGCTGCGGTCGGCCGCCGAGCGCGAGTGGTCCGACAGCGCACCCCGCAGCGCCACGTCGTGGGCCACGATCTGCTTGACCGAGAAGAGCTCGTCGCCGACCTGGTTGCCCTGGGCGCCGGCCGAGCGGACGGTGGCGGCCACCGCCACCTGCTCGAGCGCGTCGGGCAGGTCGTTGCCGGAGATCCAGCGCCGGCTGGCCGCGTCCGCGACCAGCGCCAGGGCCGGTTCGTCGAGGGCGTTGCCGAACACCGCCCGGGCGAGCCCGGACTTGGCCTCGGGCTCGACCGAGCTGTCGGTCATGGCCCGCCGCAGGGCCGCGTCGCGGCGCACCACGTCGGCCACGCCGAACAGCTGGCTGCCCAGGGTCGCCGCGTCCGCGAGCGTGCGCGTCCCGGTGGCCTGCTGGCTCAGCTCGGCCAGCGCGTCGGCTGAGGCTCCGCGCAGCATCAGGACGGCGCCCCGTTCCGCGCCGCCTTGCTGGTCTCGAGGGACTCGAGGTCGGCCAGGAAGCGGTCGACCACGCGACCGCTGCGCTCGTCGTCCTCCAGCGCCTCACCGACGATGCGGCCGGCCAGCGAGGTCGCCAGCGTGCCGACCTCGGCCCGCAGCGAGGTCAGGGCCTGCTGACGCTCGGCGGCGATCTGCGCCTGCGCCTGCTCCTTGATCCGCTGCTGCTCGGCCTGGGCCTGCTGCTTGGCCTCCTCGATGATCTGCTTGCCCTGCTCGTGGGCCTCCTCGCGGATGCGGGCGGCCTCCTTGCGGGCGTCGGCGATCTGGGCCTTGAACTCCGCCTCGGCCGAGTTCGCGTCCTTCTTGGCCTGCTCGGCCTCGGCGAACTCCTGCCGGATGGCCTCCTGCCGCGCCGTCATCGCCTTGTTGATCGGCGGGATGACGTACTTGGTCAGGATGAAGAACACGAGCGCGAACGCAGCGAGCTCGACGAAGAACGTCGCGTTCGGCACGAGGAAGTTGCTCTCCGTGCCGCCGCCACCGTCTTCGGCAGCGCTCACGACGAGCGCGGTGGTGAGGCTGTGCATCTGATGTCCTTCGGACTAGGGGTGGTTCAGCGGTGACGCGGGCTCAGGCGAGCACGAAGACGAACAGCGCCATGAACGCGAGGTTGATGAAGAACACCGCCTCGCAGAGACCGACGGTCAGGAAGAAGATCGTCTGCAGCCGGCCCTGGGCCTCGGGCTGGCGAGCCACACCCTGGATGTAGGACGAACCAGCCAGACCGTCACCGATACCGGCGCCGATCGCGCCACCGGCGAGGGCGATGCCACCACCGATGAAGGCGCCAGCGAGCTGAACTCCGGTGTCAGTTGCTGCCATGGGATTTCTCTCCTCTTGTCTAGCGCCGGGCGTGGCGCTCGGGGTTTACCTCTGGTGCGGTCCGGACCGGTCGGTCAGGACGCGGGAACGGGGGTCTTCTCCGCCGACTTGGCGTCGTGGCCGTGCTCCTCGGCGTGGTCGTCGCCGTGACCGGCACCGGCCATGGCGAAGTAGAGCACGGTCAGCAGGGCGAAGATGAAGGCCTGGATGCCGCCGATCGCCATGTCGAACAGCTTCCAGATCAGGTTCGGCGCCCACAGCACGTAGACCGGGAGCAGACCGATCAGCGCCAGCATGATGCCACCGGCGAAGATGTTGCCGAAGAGTCGAAGCGCCAGGGTGACCGGCTTGATGAGCTCTTCGAGGATGTTGAGCGGCGCGAGCAGCGGGCCGTTGGCGAAGAAGTGGCCGAAGTAGCCCCGCGCGCCCTGCTGGCGGATGCCGTAGACCCAGACGCTGACCATGGTGAGCAGCGCGAGCGCGTAGGTCAGGTTGGTGTCGGCCGTCGGCGCCGGCGTCAGGTGCGTGTCGTGGTTGAGCTCGGTCGGCAGCAGCTCGAGCCAGTTGGCGAACAGGATGAAGAAGAACAGTGAGATCGCCAGCGGGGTGACGTAGGGGTGCACCTTGCCGAGGTTGTCCGCGACCTGCTCGTTGACCTGCTTGACGATCGCCTCCCAGAACAGCTGGAGCTTGGTGGGGACGTGGTCGTCGGGGTTGCGGGTCAGCGCGCGCTTGGCCAGGAAGCCGAGGAGCAGCACCGCGACGCCGGCGATGGCCGTCGTCCAGATCGTGTCGAGGTTGAAGGTCATGAAGCCGCGGCCGGCCGTGACGTGGTGCCCGATCTCGATCTCGGTGTTGCGCTTCTCGTCCGAGGTGAGGTTGAGGACGGTGCCGGTCGCCAGCGCCGCCACGAACACCACGAGGCTCGCGATGCTGAGGTTACGCAGGGTCATCGCTCTTCAGCTCCTTCAGGAGGGTCAGGCTGGTCATCATCAGGGCGATCAGCCGGAACACGGCCAGGCCCAGCAGCACGCCGATGCCGTCGGGCCACATCAGCACGGCGGCGCCCACGGCCACCACCGAGAGCAGCGCGAGGCGGGAGATCGTGGAGCGGATCATCTGGCCCCGGCTCGGGTTCGAGCCGTTGGTGATGATCCGCAGCAGCCAGAACTCGGTGGCCAGGTGGTTGAGCAGGCCCAGCGCGACACCGATGGCCAGGGCGCCGGCGAGGCGCCACTCCCCCAGCTGGCCGATGATCCAGTACGACGCGACGGCCAGGCACAGGGCCACGGCGATGGTCTTGCGCTGGTCGCGCAGCACCCGGCCGACGGTGGCGCGGCCCTGGGGCAGCGCGGGCGCGGGTGCGTCCGAGGCGGCCTGCGGCTGCGCGAGGTCCTGGTCCTGCTGCGGCTCCTGCTCGAGGCGCTGCTCGGTCATGCGGCCACCTCGATCCGGCTCTGGTCCTGGCACGACGGGGCGTCAGCGCGACGCGGCGCGGACGCGCACGGCGAAACCGAGCGCACCGAGCGCCATCCCGAGGAAGACACCGACGACCGTGAACGCCGGGCTCGTGCCCGCAGCGCTGTCGATCCAGAGGCCGAGCAGCGTGCCGACCACGATCGCACCGACGAGGAGGCCTCCGAGACCGATGAGGTCACGGCCACTGAGGCCGTCGCCGGAGGCTGCATCCACGCCGCGAACCTAACACGGCGCGCCCCTGCCCCGATCGGGTGAAGAGGGGCAGTCGTCATCGTCGGCGGCCGTCCTGGTCGAGGGTGGAACTGAGAGCGTCCTGAGTGCTTGTGAAAACTAGCACAAAGTCCCCGTGCGCTTGGAACCGGGGTCGGCCTACCCTCTCAGTCCCGCTCGGCCGCCTGCAAGCGGGGGCCACGCAGCCGCGGCAGGAGGAAGGTCAGCACGATCGTCACCAGCGTCCCGGCCAGGAGGGCGGCGACCACCCACATGCCGCTGTAAAGGCTGGCCAGCACGGTGCCGAAGGCCACCAGCCCGGCCCACAGCCACATGATCAGCACCGCGCGGCGCTGGCTGTGGCCGATCTCGAGCATCCGGTGGTGCAGGTGCTGCTTGTCCGCCGCCATCGGCGAGCGCCCGGCCCGGGTGCGGCGCACCACGGCCAGGATCAGGTCGGCCAGCGGCACGATGAGCAGCGAGACCGGGAGCAGCACCGGCAGCAGGGTGGGCAGCAGGCTGGCCGACGAGCCGCCGCCGCCCTTGCTGAGCTGGTCGGGCGAGAACTGGCCCGAGAGCGTGACCGCGCTGGCCGAGAGGACCAGCCCGATGAGCATCGACCCGCTGTCGCCCATGAACAGCCGCGCCGGGTGGAAGTTGTGGACCAGGAACCCGGCGCAGGCCCCGGCCAGCGCGACGCTGAGGAACGCCGCGGTGGTGGCCCGCTCGGTGCCGTTGGCCACGGTCAGGGAGTAGCAGAAGACGAAGAAGGCCAGCGCGCCGATGCCGACCACCCCGGCGGCCAGCCCGTCGAGGCCGTCGACGAAGTTGACCGCGTTCATCGTCGCCACGACCAGGAGCCCGGCCAGCAGCTGCCCCTGCGCGTTGTCGACGGAGTAGACCTGGCCCTGGGCGTCGGTGAAGAACACGAACTGGATGCCGAAGGCGACCAGGAACCCCGCGGCCAGGACCTGCCCGCCCAGCTTGGTCAGCGCGTCGAGCTCGAACAGGTCGTCGAGCACGCCCACCGCGCAGATGAGGCAGCCCGCGATGAGCACGATCCCCGCGTCGCGGAAGACGAAGGGGCCGCTGAGGGAGAGGAACGGGAGCTCGCGGGCCACGAGGTACGCCGCGACCAGGCCGCCGAGCATGGCCAGGCCCCCGAGGTACGGGATCGGCTCGTCGTGCACGTCACGGTCGCGGACCCGGGCCACCGCGCCGGAGCGCAGGGCGATCTCGCGGGCGATGACCGTGAGCAGGTAGGTGACCGCGAAGGCCACCAGGAAGACGAGGACGTACTCCCTCACTCCGCCGGGCTCTCCCCGCCGGCGGGCTCGTCCTCCTGGTCGGGGCCGTCCGGCGCCGCCGCGGCGTCCGGATCCGGCAGGGGGTGGCCGAGCGGCTCGAGGACCTCGTTGAGCCGGGCCACGCTGATCGCGCCGACCCGCAGGACGCGGCCCGGGGTGGTGGTGGCGTCGACGATCGTGGAGGCCTCGCCGCCGGGCGACGTACCGCCGTCGACGAAGATGTCGACGTCGTCGCCGAGCATCTCCTCCGCCTGATCGACGTCGGTGGCGGCCGGGCGGCCGGTCAGGTTGGCCGAGCTGACC
This genomic window from Nocardioides anomalus contains:
- the atpD gene encoding F0F1 ATP synthase subunit beta, which translates into the protein MTATVEETKETSGAGTTGRIARVIGPVVDVEFPVDAMPDIYNKLESDLELGGETRVLSLEVAQHIGDGMVRAISLQPTDGLVRGAQVRDTGSPITVPVGDATLGKVFNMLGEPLNLEEGEELDVKERWSIHRKAPAFDQLEAKTEMFETGIKVIDLLTPYVQGGKIGLFGGAGVGKTVLIQEMIARVARDHGGVSVFAGVGERTREGNDLIVEMEEAGVIGQTALVFGQMDEPPGTRLRVALSALTMAEYFRDVQNQDVLLFIDNIFRFTQAGSEVSTLLGRMPSAVGYQPNLADEMGTLQERITSTRGHSITSLQAIYVPADDYTDPAPATTFAHLDATTELSREIASLGIYPAVDPLTSTSRILSAEYIGQAHYDCAIRIKQILQRNKELQDIIAILGVDELSEEDKIIVSRARRIQRFLSQNTYVAKQFTGLEGSTVPVAETIEAFNKIADGEYDHVAEQAFFMCGGLDDVERKWDEIQKNL
- a CDS encoding F0F1 ATP synthase subunit C, with protein sequence MAATDTGVQLAGAFIGGGIALAGGAIGAGIGDGLAGSSYIQGVARQPEAQGRLQTIFFLTVGLCEAVFFINLAFMALFVFVLA
- the atpB gene encoding F0F1 ATP synthase subunit A gives rise to the protein MTLRNLSIASLVVFVAALATGTVLNLTSDEKRNTEIEIGHHVTAGRGFMTFNLDTIWTTAIAGVAVLLLGFLAKRALTRNPDDHVPTKLQLFWEAIVKQVNEQVADNLGKVHPYVTPLAISLFFFILFANWLELLPTELNHDTHLTPAPTADTNLTYALALLTMVSVWVYGIRQQGARGYFGHFFANGPLLAPLNILEELIKPVTLALRLFGNIFAGGIMLALIGLLPVYVLWAPNLIWKLFDMAIGGIQAFIFALLTVLYFAMAGAGHGDDHAEEHGHDAKSAEKTPVPAS
- a CDS encoding F0F1 ATP synthase subunit delta — its product is MLRGASADALAELSQQATGTRTLADAATLGSQLFGVADVVRRDAALRRAMTDSSVEPEAKSGLARAVFGNALDEPALALVADAASRRWISGNDLPDALEQVAVAATVRSAGAQGNQVGDELFSVKQIVAHDVALRGALSDHSRSAADRSALLLGLLGGKTLPATEVLVGQAVTRGRGTVESALQEYLDLAAEALDEGVATVHTARELTADEQQRLVAALKKQYARDIQLHVVVDPELIGGLRVEIGDDVIDGTVANRLDDARRRLAG
- a CDS encoding glycosyltransferase family 4 protein translates to MREYVLVFLVAFAVTYLLTVIAREIALRSGAVARVRDRDVHDEPIPYLGGLAMLGGLVAAYLVARELPFLSLSGPFVFRDAGIVLIAGCLICAVGVLDDLFELDALTKLGGQVLAAGFLVAFGIQFVFFTDAQGQVYSVDNAQGQLLAGLLVVATMNAVNFVDGLDGLAAGVVGIGALAFFVFCYSLTVANGTERATTAAFLSVALAGACAGFLVHNFHPARLFMGDSGSMLIGLVLSASAVTLSGQFSPDQLSKGGGGSSASLLPTLLPVLLPVSLLIVPLADLILAVVRRTRAGRSPMAADKQHLHHRMLEIGHSQRRAVLIMWLWAGLVAFGTVLASLYSGMWVVAALLAGTLVTIVLTFLLPRLRGPRLQAAERD
- a CDS encoding F0F1 ATP synthase subunit gamma, with amino-acid sequence MALSLREYRARIRSTESMKKITRAMELIAASRIIKAQQRAQAAAPYARELTRAVSAVATFSNANHPLTKEEEDPKRAAVLVITSDRGLAGAYSSSVLKEAERLNERLRSEGKEIDTYITGRKGEAYYRFRQRPIVQSWTGFSDQPSYDVAAEIGRTLIESFVKDPGEEGDVDEVHIVYTRFRSMLTQEPTSLRLLPLEVVEGEEKPAADEILPLYEFEPSAEAVLDALLPQYVQSRIFYALLQAAASELAARQKAMKSATDNADELIKKYTRVANQARQAGITQEISEIVGGVNALADAQAEAQ
- the atpA gene encoding F0F1 ATP synthase subunit alpha, translating into MTELSIRPEEIRDALQKYVDDYKPSAAAKEEVGTVAQTGDGIARVSGLPSAMANELLEFEDGTLGLALNLDTREIGVVILGDFEGIEEGQSVRRTGEILSVPVGDNFMGRVVDPLGNPIDGLGEIESEERRALELQAPGVMMRQSVSEPLATGIKAIDSMTPIGRGQRQLIIGDRATGKTTIAIDTIINQKTNWESGDPDKQVRCIYVAIGQKGSTIASVRGALEEAGALEYTTIVASPASDSAGFKYLAPYTGSAIGQHWMYDGKHVLIIFDDLTKQAEAYRAVSLLLRRPPGREAYPGDVFYLHSRLLERCAKLSEALGSGSMTGLPIIETKANDVSAYIPTNVISITDGQIFLQSDLFAANQRPAIDVGISVSRVGGAAMTKAMKAVTGSLKVDLAQFRAMEAFAMFASDLDAASRQQLDRGQRLMALLKQPAYSPYPIDAMTVSLWLGTSGRLDRVPTDDVLRFESEFIDYLRRSHDEPLAAIRDTLKFEEGTESSLSDAYDSFLDQFETSEGGSIQVGNEAKEEALEDDELEQEQIVKQKRG
- a CDS encoding AtpZ/AtpI family protein, with translation MDAASGDGLSGRDLIGLGGLLVGAIVVGTLLGLWIDSAAGTSPAFTVVGVFLGMALGALGFAVRVRAASR
- a CDS encoding F0F1 ATP synthase subunit B; the protein is MSAAEDGGGGTESNFLVPNATFFVELAAFALVFFILTKYVIPPINKAMTARQEAIRQEFAEAEQAKKDANSAEAEFKAQIADARKEAARIREEAHEQGKQIIEEAKQQAQAEQQRIKEQAQAQIAAERQQALTSLRAEVGTLATSLAGRIVGEALEDDERSGRVVDRFLADLESLETSKAARNGAPS